The Bombus huntii isolate Logan2020A chromosome 1, iyBomHunt1.1, whole genome shotgun sequence genome contains a region encoding:
- the LOC126868462 gene encoding 3-phosphoinositide-dependent protein kinase 1 isoform X3: MTDSPAALIEDDPQKEKLEECETPDDSPVKRVANQALTVSPQPAVTVEGPVSKMSPPTNDVTNGVVAPPNTLAPRVSPTTNPALTTINPPTHKRTPKDFIFGKAIGEGSFSTVYLAKDIHTGKEYAIKVCDKRHIIKEKKTEYVKREKEVLNMLAGAKHSFVRLFCTFQDVERLYFVLSYAKNGELLPYINKVGSFDIECTKFYSAEILRALEYLHGLGIIHRDLKPENILLDEKMHVLITDFGSAKILKDPETVVTHPATDDSQQQQQQQQQQPYRRERRGSFVGTAQYVSPELLTDKTSRASDLWALGCIIYQMVAGLPPFRSRSEYMIFQKILKLEYEIPDGFCELARSLVSQLLVLEPSQRLGAQDEHGAGYPSIRAHPFFEGVDFETLHEQTPPPIYPYLPGTSENEELRSQYRVPDHLEPGLDDKQLTRLLGLGIGEDDDDDDDEDTTTEREKPAQPSTVVEKPRRTRTTADGSNIADLTPEEIRNRLEKQRASNQWDCFVEGNLILKQGFVNKRKGLFARRRMLLLTTGPHLYYVDSVNMVLKGEIPWSPELRVEPKSFKIFFVHTPNRTYYLEDPEGFALEWCRAIENMRVHYYGLQESTA; this comes from the exons CGTGTGGCGAACCAGGCGCTTACCGTTTCGCCACAGCCGGCAGTAACGGTGGAGGGGCCGGTGTCCAAAATGTCTCCACCAACGAACGACGTGACCAATGGCGTGGTAGCGCCACCCAACACCTTGGCGCCCCGGGTTTCGCCGACCACGAACCCGGCCCTTACCACCATCAACCCGCCAACGCACAAGCGGACTCCCAAGGACTTCATCTTTGGCAAGGCGATCGGCGAGGGAAGCTTCTCCACC GTTTACCTCGCCAAAGATATCCATACTGGGAAGGAGTACGCGATAAAAGTGTGTGATAAGCGTCACATCATCAAGGAGAAGAAAACGGAGTACGTGAAGCGGGAGAAGGAGGTGCTAAACATGCTCGCGGGCGCGAAACACTCGTTCGTGCGCCTGTTTTGCACCTTCCAAGACGTCGAAAGACTCTATTTCGTTCTATCGTACGCGAAAAACGGTGAGCTCCTGCCGTATATCAACAAGGTGGGCTCGTTCGACATCGAGTGTACCAAGTTCTACTCGGCGGAGATCCTTCGCGCTCTCGAGTACCTTCACGGGCTCGGCATCATCCATCGCGATCTCAAGCCGGAGAATATATTGTTGGACGAGAAGATGCACGTGCTCATCACCGACTTTGGTAGCGCGAAGATTCTCAAGGACCCGGAGACAGTGGTAACGCACCCCGCAACGGACGATtcgcagcagcagcaacagcagcagcagcaacaaccGTACCGAAGAGAACGCAGGGGTTCGTTCGTTGGTACCGCCCAATACGTATCTCCGGAGCTCTTAACCGACAAGACGAGCAGAGCCTCCGATCTCTGGGCCCTCGGCTGTATAATCTACCAGATGGTCGCTGGTCTGCCACCGTTCCGCTCTAGGAGCGAGTACATGATATTCCAAAAGATCCTGAAACTCGAGTACGAAATCCCTGACGGATTCTGCGAGCTGGCGAGATCCCTCGTCAGTCAGCTGTTGGTGCTCGAGCCATCGCAGAGATTGGGTGCCCAGGACGAACATGGTGCCGGATATCCCAGCATCAGGGCGCATCCGTTCTTCGAGGGTGTCGACTTTGAAACCCTCCACGAGCAGACACCACCGCCGATCTATCCCTACCTACCCGGTACCTCTGAGAACGAGGAGCTTAGGTCGCAGTACAGGGTTCCCGATCATCTGGAACCCGGCCTCGACGACAAACAGCTCACGAGGCTTCTTGGTCTGGGCATTGGCGaagacgatgacgacgacgacgatgaagataCCACCACCGAGCGCGAGAAACCCGCGCAACCCAGTACGGTCGTCGAGAAACCGAGAAGAACGAGGACCACTGCTGACGGTAGTAACATCGCCGATCTAACGCCGGAGGAGATCAGAAACCGGCTAGAGAAGCAACGTGCCTCGAACCAGTGGGACTGCTTCGTCGAGGGCAACCTGATACTGAAGCAGGGCTTCGTCAACAAGAGGAAAGGTCTCTTTGCTAGACGAAGGATGCTCCTGCTCACTACCGGACCACACCTATATTACGTCGATTCTGTAAACATGGTGCTGAAGGGCGAGATACCCTGGAGTCCGGAACTTAGGGTCGAGCCGAAGAGCTTCAAGATCTTCTTCGTCCACACG CCAAACAGAACGTACTATCTCGAAGATCCCGAAGGATTCGCATTGGAGTGGTGTAGAGCGATCGAGAATATGCGAGTCCATTACTACGGCCTGCAGGAGTCCACCGCTTAA
- the LOC126868462 gene encoding 3-phosphoinositide-dependent protein kinase 1 isoform X1, translating into MTDSPAALIEDDPQKEKLEECETPDDSPVKDSDADSDSSVACNSVIRVANQALTVSPQPAVTVEGPVSKMSPPTNDVTNGVVAPPNTLAPRVSPTTNPALTTINPPTHKRTPKDFIFGKAIGEGSFSTVYLAKDIHTGKEYAIKVCDKRHIIKEKKTEYVKREKEVLNMLAGAKHSFVRLFCTFQDVERLYFVLSYAKNGELLPYINKVGSFDIECTKFYSAEILRALEYLHGLGIIHRDLKPENILLDEKMHVLITDFGSAKILKDPETVVTHPATDDSQQQQQQQQQQPYRRERRGSFVGTAQYVSPELLTDKTSRASDLWALGCIIYQMVAGLPPFRSRSEYMIFQKILKLEYEIPDGFCELARSLVSQLLVLEPSQRLGAQDEHGAGYPSIRAHPFFEGVDFETLHEQTPPPIYPYLPGTSENEELRSQYRVPDHLEPGLDDKQLTRLLGLGIGEDDDDDDDEDTTTEREKPAQPSTVVEKPRRTRTTADGSNIADLTPEEIRNRLEKQRASNQWDCFVEGNLILKQGFVNKRKGLFARRRMLLLTTGPHLYYVDSVNMVLKGEIPWSPELRVEPKSFKIFFVHTPNRTYYLEDPEGFALEWCRAIENMRVHYYGLQESTA; encoded by the exons CGTGTGGCGAACCAGGCGCTTACCGTTTCGCCACAGCCGGCAGTAACGGTGGAGGGGCCGGTGTCCAAAATGTCTCCACCAACGAACGACGTGACCAATGGCGTGGTAGCGCCACCCAACACCTTGGCGCCCCGGGTTTCGCCGACCACGAACCCGGCCCTTACCACCATCAACCCGCCAACGCACAAGCGGACTCCCAAGGACTTCATCTTTGGCAAGGCGATCGGCGAGGGAAGCTTCTCCACC GTTTACCTCGCCAAAGATATCCATACTGGGAAGGAGTACGCGATAAAAGTGTGTGATAAGCGTCACATCATCAAGGAGAAGAAAACGGAGTACGTGAAGCGGGAGAAGGAGGTGCTAAACATGCTCGCGGGCGCGAAACACTCGTTCGTGCGCCTGTTTTGCACCTTCCAAGACGTCGAAAGACTCTATTTCGTTCTATCGTACGCGAAAAACGGTGAGCTCCTGCCGTATATCAACAAGGTGGGCTCGTTCGACATCGAGTGTACCAAGTTCTACTCGGCGGAGATCCTTCGCGCTCTCGAGTACCTTCACGGGCTCGGCATCATCCATCGCGATCTCAAGCCGGAGAATATATTGTTGGACGAGAAGATGCACGTGCTCATCACCGACTTTGGTAGCGCGAAGATTCTCAAGGACCCGGAGACAGTGGTAACGCACCCCGCAACGGACGATtcgcagcagcagcaacagcagcagcagcaacaaccGTACCGAAGAGAACGCAGGGGTTCGTTCGTTGGTACCGCCCAATACGTATCTCCGGAGCTCTTAACCGACAAGACGAGCAGAGCCTCCGATCTCTGGGCCCTCGGCTGTATAATCTACCAGATGGTCGCTGGTCTGCCACCGTTCCGCTCTAGGAGCGAGTACATGATATTCCAAAAGATCCTGAAACTCGAGTACGAAATCCCTGACGGATTCTGCGAGCTGGCGAGATCCCTCGTCAGTCAGCTGTTGGTGCTCGAGCCATCGCAGAGATTGGGTGCCCAGGACGAACATGGTGCCGGATATCCCAGCATCAGGGCGCATCCGTTCTTCGAGGGTGTCGACTTTGAAACCCTCCACGAGCAGACACCACCGCCGATCTATCCCTACCTACCCGGTACCTCTGAGAACGAGGAGCTTAGGTCGCAGTACAGGGTTCCCGATCATCTGGAACCCGGCCTCGACGACAAACAGCTCACGAGGCTTCTTGGTCTGGGCATTGGCGaagacgatgacgacgacgacgatgaagataCCACCACCGAGCGCGAGAAACCCGCGCAACCCAGTACGGTCGTCGAGAAACCGAGAAGAACGAGGACCACTGCTGACGGTAGTAACATCGCCGATCTAACGCCGGAGGAGATCAGAAACCGGCTAGAGAAGCAACGTGCCTCGAACCAGTGGGACTGCTTCGTCGAGGGCAACCTGATACTGAAGCAGGGCTTCGTCAACAAGAGGAAAGGTCTCTTTGCTAGACGAAGGATGCTCCTGCTCACTACCGGACCACACCTATATTACGTCGATTCTGTAAACATGGTGCTGAAGGGCGAGATACCCTGGAGTCCGGAACTTAGGGTCGAGCCGAAGAGCTTCAAGATCTTCTTCGTCCACACG CCAAACAGAACGTACTATCTCGAAGATCCCGAAGGATTCGCATTGGAGTGGTGTAGAGCGATCGAGAATATGCGAGTCCATTACTACGGCCTGCAGGAGTCCACCGCTTAA
- the LOC126868462 gene encoding 3-phosphoinositide-dependent protein kinase 1 isoform X4 → MNEVRRSTDSQPPMIHAAYAIYYIARVANQALTVSPQPAVTVEGPVSKMSPPTNDVTNGVVAPPNTLAPRVSPTTNPALTTINPPTHKRTPKDFIFGKAIGEGSFSTVYLAKDIHTGKEYAIKVCDKRHIIKEKKTEYVKREKEVLNMLAGAKHSFVRLFCTFQDVERLYFVLSYAKNGELLPYINKVGSFDIECTKFYSAEILRALEYLHGLGIIHRDLKPENILLDEKMHVLITDFGSAKILKDPETVVTHPATDDSQQQQQQQQQQPYRRERRGSFVGTAQYVSPELLTDKTSRASDLWALGCIIYQMVAGLPPFRSRSEYMIFQKILKLEYEIPDGFCELARSLVSQLLVLEPSQRLGAQDEHGAGYPSIRAHPFFEGVDFETLHEQTPPPIYPYLPGTSENEELRSQYRVPDHLEPGLDDKQLTRLLGLGIGEDDDDDDDEDTTTEREKPAQPSTVVEKPRRTRTTADGSNIADLTPEEIRNRLEKQRASNQWDCFVEGNLILKQGFVNKRKGLFARRRMLLLTTGPHLYYVDSVNMVLKGEIPWSPELRVEPKSFKIFFVHTPNRTYYLEDPEGFALEWCRAIENMRVHYYGLQESTA, encoded by the exons ATGAATGAGGTTCGAAGATCGACCGACTCCCAGCCACCAATGATTCACGCAGCCTACGCGATTTACTATATTGCT CGTGTGGCGAACCAGGCGCTTACCGTTTCGCCACAGCCGGCAGTAACGGTGGAGGGGCCGGTGTCCAAAATGTCTCCACCAACGAACGACGTGACCAATGGCGTGGTAGCGCCACCCAACACCTTGGCGCCCCGGGTTTCGCCGACCACGAACCCGGCCCTTACCACCATCAACCCGCCAACGCACAAGCGGACTCCCAAGGACTTCATCTTTGGCAAGGCGATCGGCGAGGGAAGCTTCTCCACC GTTTACCTCGCCAAAGATATCCATACTGGGAAGGAGTACGCGATAAAAGTGTGTGATAAGCGTCACATCATCAAGGAGAAGAAAACGGAGTACGTGAAGCGGGAGAAGGAGGTGCTAAACATGCTCGCGGGCGCGAAACACTCGTTCGTGCGCCTGTTTTGCACCTTCCAAGACGTCGAAAGACTCTATTTCGTTCTATCGTACGCGAAAAACGGTGAGCTCCTGCCGTATATCAACAAGGTGGGCTCGTTCGACATCGAGTGTACCAAGTTCTACTCGGCGGAGATCCTTCGCGCTCTCGAGTACCTTCACGGGCTCGGCATCATCCATCGCGATCTCAAGCCGGAGAATATATTGTTGGACGAGAAGATGCACGTGCTCATCACCGACTTTGGTAGCGCGAAGATTCTCAAGGACCCGGAGACAGTGGTAACGCACCCCGCAACGGACGATtcgcagcagcagcaacagcagcagcagcaacaaccGTACCGAAGAGAACGCAGGGGTTCGTTCGTTGGTACCGCCCAATACGTATCTCCGGAGCTCTTAACCGACAAGACGAGCAGAGCCTCCGATCTCTGGGCCCTCGGCTGTATAATCTACCAGATGGTCGCTGGTCTGCCACCGTTCCGCTCTAGGAGCGAGTACATGATATTCCAAAAGATCCTGAAACTCGAGTACGAAATCCCTGACGGATTCTGCGAGCTGGCGAGATCCCTCGTCAGTCAGCTGTTGGTGCTCGAGCCATCGCAGAGATTGGGTGCCCAGGACGAACATGGTGCCGGATATCCCAGCATCAGGGCGCATCCGTTCTTCGAGGGTGTCGACTTTGAAACCCTCCACGAGCAGACACCACCGCCGATCTATCCCTACCTACCCGGTACCTCTGAGAACGAGGAGCTTAGGTCGCAGTACAGGGTTCCCGATCATCTGGAACCCGGCCTCGACGACAAACAGCTCACGAGGCTTCTTGGTCTGGGCATTGGCGaagacgatgacgacgacgacgatgaagataCCACCACCGAGCGCGAGAAACCCGCGCAACCCAGTACGGTCGTCGAGAAACCGAGAAGAACGAGGACCACTGCTGACGGTAGTAACATCGCCGATCTAACGCCGGAGGAGATCAGAAACCGGCTAGAGAAGCAACGTGCCTCGAACCAGTGGGACTGCTTCGTCGAGGGCAACCTGATACTGAAGCAGGGCTTCGTCAACAAGAGGAAAGGTCTCTTTGCTAGACGAAGGATGCTCCTGCTCACTACCGGACCACACCTATATTACGTCGATTCTGTAAACATGGTGCTGAAGGGCGAGATACCCTGGAGTCCGGAACTTAGGGTCGAGCCGAAGAGCTTCAAGATCTTCTTCGTCCACACG CCAAACAGAACGTACTATCTCGAAGATCCCGAAGGATTCGCATTGGAGTGGTGTAGAGCGATCGAGAATATGCGAGTCCATTACTACGGCCTGCAGGAGTCCACCGCTTAA
- the LOC126868462 gene encoding 3-phosphoinositide-dependent protein kinase 1 isoform X5 translates to MSCRKQHSVTSHFLRITRRLISRVANQALTVSPQPAVTVEGPVSKMSPPTNDVTNGVVAPPNTLAPRVSPTTNPALTTINPPTHKRTPKDFIFGKAIGEGSFSTVYLAKDIHTGKEYAIKVCDKRHIIKEKKTEYVKREKEVLNMLAGAKHSFVRLFCTFQDVERLYFVLSYAKNGELLPYINKVGSFDIECTKFYSAEILRALEYLHGLGIIHRDLKPENILLDEKMHVLITDFGSAKILKDPETVVTHPATDDSQQQQQQQQQQPYRRERRGSFVGTAQYVSPELLTDKTSRASDLWALGCIIYQMVAGLPPFRSRSEYMIFQKILKLEYEIPDGFCELARSLVSQLLVLEPSQRLGAQDEHGAGYPSIRAHPFFEGVDFETLHEQTPPPIYPYLPGTSENEELRSQYRVPDHLEPGLDDKQLTRLLGLGIGEDDDDDDDEDTTTEREKPAQPSTVVEKPRRTRTTADGSNIADLTPEEIRNRLEKQRASNQWDCFVEGNLILKQGFVNKRKGLFARRRMLLLTTGPHLYYVDSVNMVLKGEIPWSPELRVEPKSFKIFFVHTPNRTYYLEDPEGFALEWCRAIENMRVHYYGLQESTA, encoded by the exons ATGTCCTGCAGAAAACAACATAGCGTAACTTCGCATTTCTTAAGGATAACCAGAAGACTGATCTCG CGTGTGGCGAACCAGGCGCTTACCGTTTCGCCACAGCCGGCAGTAACGGTGGAGGGGCCGGTGTCCAAAATGTCTCCACCAACGAACGACGTGACCAATGGCGTGGTAGCGCCACCCAACACCTTGGCGCCCCGGGTTTCGCCGACCACGAACCCGGCCCTTACCACCATCAACCCGCCAACGCACAAGCGGACTCCCAAGGACTTCATCTTTGGCAAGGCGATCGGCGAGGGAAGCTTCTCCACC GTTTACCTCGCCAAAGATATCCATACTGGGAAGGAGTACGCGATAAAAGTGTGTGATAAGCGTCACATCATCAAGGAGAAGAAAACGGAGTACGTGAAGCGGGAGAAGGAGGTGCTAAACATGCTCGCGGGCGCGAAACACTCGTTCGTGCGCCTGTTTTGCACCTTCCAAGACGTCGAAAGACTCTATTTCGTTCTATCGTACGCGAAAAACGGTGAGCTCCTGCCGTATATCAACAAGGTGGGCTCGTTCGACATCGAGTGTACCAAGTTCTACTCGGCGGAGATCCTTCGCGCTCTCGAGTACCTTCACGGGCTCGGCATCATCCATCGCGATCTCAAGCCGGAGAATATATTGTTGGACGAGAAGATGCACGTGCTCATCACCGACTTTGGTAGCGCGAAGATTCTCAAGGACCCGGAGACAGTGGTAACGCACCCCGCAACGGACGATtcgcagcagcagcaacagcagcagcagcaacaaccGTACCGAAGAGAACGCAGGGGTTCGTTCGTTGGTACCGCCCAATACGTATCTCCGGAGCTCTTAACCGACAAGACGAGCAGAGCCTCCGATCTCTGGGCCCTCGGCTGTATAATCTACCAGATGGTCGCTGGTCTGCCACCGTTCCGCTCTAGGAGCGAGTACATGATATTCCAAAAGATCCTGAAACTCGAGTACGAAATCCCTGACGGATTCTGCGAGCTGGCGAGATCCCTCGTCAGTCAGCTGTTGGTGCTCGAGCCATCGCAGAGATTGGGTGCCCAGGACGAACATGGTGCCGGATATCCCAGCATCAGGGCGCATCCGTTCTTCGAGGGTGTCGACTTTGAAACCCTCCACGAGCAGACACCACCGCCGATCTATCCCTACCTACCCGGTACCTCTGAGAACGAGGAGCTTAGGTCGCAGTACAGGGTTCCCGATCATCTGGAACCCGGCCTCGACGACAAACAGCTCACGAGGCTTCTTGGTCTGGGCATTGGCGaagacgatgacgacgacgacgatgaagataCCACCACCGAGCGCGAGAAACCCGCGCAACCCAGTACGGTCGTCGAGAAACCGAGAAGAACGAGGACCACTGCTGACGGTAGTAACATCGCCGATCTAACGCCGGAGGAGATCAGAAACCGGCTAGAGAAGCAACGTGCCTCGAACCAGTGGGACTGCTTCGTCGAGGGCAACCTGATACTGAAGCAGGGCTTCGTCAACAAGAGGAAAGGTCTCTTTGCTAGACGAAGGATGCTCCTGCTCACTACCGGACCACACCTATATTACGTCGATTCTGTAAACATGGTGCTGAAGGGCGAGATACCCTGGAGTCCGGAACTTAGGGTCGAGCCGAAGAGCTTCAAGATCTTCTTCGTCCACACG CCAAACAGAACGTACTATCTCGAAGATCCCGAAGGATTCGCATTGGAGTGGTGTAGAGCGATCGAGAATATGCGAGTCCATTACTACGGCCTGCAGGAGTCCACCGCTTAA
- the LOC126868462 gene encoding 3-phosphoinositide-dependent protein kinase 1 isoform X2 → MTDSPAALLEECETPDDSPVKDSDADSDSSVACNSVIRVANQALTVSPQPAVTVEGPVSKMSPPTNDVTNGVVAPPNTLAPRVSPTTNPALTTINPPTHKRTPKDFIFGKAIGEGSFSTVYLAKDIHTGKEYAIKVCDKRHIIKEKKTEYVKREKEVLNMLAGAKHSFVRLFCTFQDVERLYFVLSYAKNGELLPYINKVGSFDIECTKFYSAEILRALEYLHGLGIIHRDLKPENILLDEKMHVLITDFGSAKILKDPETVVTHPATDDSQQQQQQQQQQPYRRERRGSFVGTAQYVSPELLTDKTSRASDLWALGCIIYQMVAGLPPFRSRSEYMIFQKILKLEYEIPDGFCELARSLVSQLLVLEPSQRLGAQDEHGAGYPSIRAHPFFEGVDFETLHEQTPPPIYPYLPGTSENEELRSQYRVPDHLEPGLDDKQLTRLLGLGIGEDDDDDDDEDTTTEREKPAQPSTVVEKPRRTRTTADGSNIADLTPEEIRNRLEKQRASNQWDCFVEGNLILKQGFVNKRKGLFARRRMLLLTTGPHLYYVDSVNMVLKGEIPWSPELRVEPKSFKIFFVHTPNRTYYLEDPEGFALEWCRAIENMRVHYYGLQESTA, encoded by the exons CGTGTGGCGAACCAGGCGCTTACCGTTTCGCCACAGCCGGCAGTAACGGTGGAGGGGCCGGTGTCCAAAATGTCTCCACCAACGAACGACGTGACCAATGGCGTGGTAGCGCCACCCAACACCTTGGCGCCCCGGGTTTCGCCGACCACGAACCCGGCCCTTACCACCATCAACCCGCCAACGCACAAGCGGACTCCCAAGGACTTCATCTTTGGCAAGGCGATCGGCGAGGGAAGCTTCTCCACC GTTTACCTCGCCAAAGATATCCATACTGGGAAGGAGTACGCGATAAAAGTGTGTGATAAGCGTCACATCATCAAGGAGAAGAAAACGGAGTACGTGAAGCGGGAGAAGGAGGTGCTAAACATGCTCGCGGGCGCGAAACACTCGTTCGTGCGCCTGTTTTGCACCTTCCAAGACGTCGAAAGACTCTATTTCGTTCTATCGTACGCGAAAAACGGTGAGCTCCTGCCGTATATCAACAAGGTGGGCTCGTTCGACATCGAGTGTACCAAGTTCTACTCGGCGGAGATCCTTCGCGCTCTCGAGTACCTTCACGGGCTCGGCATCATCCATCGCGATCTCAAGCCGGAGAATATATTGTTGGACGAGAAGATGCACGTGCTCATCACCGACTTTGGTAGCGCGAAGATTCTCAAGGACCCGGAGACAGTGGTAACGCACCCCGCAACGGACGATtcgcagcagcagcaacagcagcagcagcaacaaccGTACCGAAGAGAACGCAGGGGTTCGTTCGTTGGTACCGCCCAATACGTATCTCCGGAGCTCTTAACCGACAAGACGAGCAGAGCCTCCGATCTCTGGGCCCTCGGCTGTATAATCTACCAGATGGTCGCTGGTCTGCCACCGTTCCGCTCTAGGAGCGAGTACATGATATTCCAAAAGATCCTGAAACTCGAGTACGAAATCCCTGACGGATTCTGCGAGCTGGCGAGATCCCTCGTCAGTCAGCTGTTGGTGCTCGAGCCATCGCAGAGATTGGGTGCCCAGGACGAACATGGTGCCGGATATCCCAGCATCAGGGCGCATCCGTTCTTCGAGGGTGTCGACTTTGAAACCCTCCACGAGCAGACACCACCGCCGATCTATCCCTACCTACCCGGTACCTCTGAGAACGAGGAGCTTAGGTCGCAGTACAGGGTTCCCGATCATCTGGAACCCGGCCTCGACGACAAACAGCTCACGAGGCTTCTTGGTCTGGGCATTGGCGaagacgatgacgacgacgacgatgaagataCCACCACCGAGCGCGAGAAACCCGCGCAACCCAGTACGGTCGTCGAGAAACCGAGAAGAACGAGGACCACTGCTGACGGTAGTAACATCGCCGATCTAACGCCGGAGGAGATCAGAAACCGGCTAGAGAAGCAACGTGCCTCGAACCAGTGGGACTGCTTCGTCGAGGGCAACCTGATACTGAAGCAGGGCTTCGTCAACAAGAGGAAAGGTCTCTTTGCTAGACGAAGGATGCTCCTGCTCACTACCGGACCACACCTATATTACGTCGATTCTGTAAACATGGTGCTGAAGGGCGAGATACCCTGGAGTCCGGAACTTAGGGTCGAGCCGAAGAGCTTCAAGATCTTCTTCGTCCACACG CCAAACAGAACGTACTATCTCGAAGATCCCGAAGGATTCGCATTGGAGTGGTGTAGAGCGATCGAGAATATGCGAGTCCATTACTACGGCCTGCAGGAGTCCACCGCTTAA
- the LOC126868462 gene encoding 3-phosphoinositide-dependent protein kinase 1 isoform X6 — translation MTDSPAALLEECETPDDSPVKRVANQALTVSPQPAVTVEGPVSKMSPPTNDVTNGVVAPPNTLAPRVSPTTNPALTTINPPTHKRTPKDFIFGKAIGEGSFSTVYLAKDIHTGKEYAIKVCDKRHIIKEKKTEYVKREKEVLNMLAGAKHSFVRLFCTFQDVERLYFVLSYAKNGELLPYINKVGSFDIECTKFYSAEILRALEYLHGLGIIHRDLKPENILLDEKMHVLITDFGSAKILKDPETVVTHPATDDSQQQQQQQQQQPYRRERRGSFVGTAQYVSPELLTDKTSRASDLWALGCIIYQMVAGLPPFRSRSEYMIFQKILKLEYEIPDGFCELARSLVSQLLVLEPSQRLGAQDEHGAGYPSIRAHPFFEGVDFETLHEQTPPPIYPYLPGTSENEELRSQYRVPDHLEPGLDDKQLTRLLGLGIGEDDDDDDDEDTTTEREKPAQPSTVVEKPRRTRTTADGSNIADLTPEEIRNRLEKQRASNQWDCFVEGNLILKQGFVNKRKGLFARRRMLLLTTGPHLYYVDSVNMVLKGEIPWSPELRVEPKSFKIFFVHTPNRTYYLEDPEGFALEWCRAIENMRVHYYGLQESTA, via the exons CGTGTGGCGAACCAGGCGCTTACCGTTTCGCCACAGCCGGCAGTAACGGTGGAGGGGCCGGTGTCCAAAATGTCTCCACCAACGAACGACGTGACCAATGGCGTGGTAGCGCCACCCAACACCTTGGCGCCCCGGGTTTCGCCGACCACGAACCCGGCCCTTACCACCATCAACCCGCCAACGCACAAGCGGACTCCCAAGGACTTCATCTTTGGCAAGGCGATCGGCGAGGGAAGCTTCTCCACC GTTTACCTCGCCAAAGATATCCATACTGGGAAGGAGTACGCGATAAAAGTGTGTGATAAGCGTCACATCATCAAGGAGAAGAAAACGGAGTACGTGAAGCGGGAGAAGGAGGTGCTAAACATGCTCGCGGGCGCGAAACACTCGTTCGTGCGCCTGTTTTGCACCTTCCAAGACGTCGAAAGACTCTATTTCGTTCTATCGTACGCGAAAAACGGTGAGCTCCTGCCGTATATCAACAAGGTGGGCTCGTTCGACATCGAGTGTACCAAGTTCTACTCGGCGGAGATCCTTCGCGCTCTCGAGTACCTTCACGGGCTCGGCATCATCCATCGCGATCTCAAGCCGGAGAATATATTGTTGGACGAGAAGATGCACGTGCTCATCACCGACTTTGGTAGCGCGAAGATTCTCAAGGACCCGGAGACAGTGGTAACGCACCCCGCAACGGACGATtcgcagcagcagcaacagcagcagcagcaacaaccGTACCGAAGAGAACGCAGGGGTTCGTTCGTTGGTACCGCCCAATACGTATCTCCGGAGCTCTTAACCGACAAGACGAGCAGAGCCTCCGATCTCTGGGCCCTCGGCTGTATAATCTACCAGATGGTCGCTGGTCTGCCACCGTTCCGCTCTAGGAGCGAGTACATGATATTCCAAAAGATCCTGAAACTCGAGTACGAAATCCCTGACGGATTCTGCGAGCTGGCGAGATCCCTCGTCAGTCAGCTGTTGGTGCTCGAGCCATCGCAGAGATTGGGTGCCCAGGACGAACATGGTGCCGGATATCCCAGCATCAGGGCGCATCCGTTCTTCGAGGGTGTCGACTTTGAAACCCTCCACGAGCAGACACCACCGCCGATCTATCCCTACCTACCCGGTACCTCTGAGAACGAGGAGCTTAGGTCGCAGTACAGGGTTCCCGATCATCTGGAACCCGGCCTCGACGACAAACAGCTCACGAGGCTTCTTGGTCTGGGCATTGGCGaagacgatgacgacgacgacgatgaagataCCACCACCGAGCGCGAGAAACCCGCGCAACCCAGTACGGTCGTCGAGAAACCGAGAAGAACGAGGACCACTGCTGACGGTAGTAACATCGCCGATCTAACGCCGGAGGAGATCAGAAACCGGCTAGAGAAGCAACGTGCCTCGAACCAGTGGGACTGCTTCGTCGAGGGCAACCTGATACTGAAGCAGGGCTTCGTCAACAAGAGGAAAGGTCTCTTTGCTAGACGAAGGATGCTCCTGCTCACTACCGGACCACACCTATATTACGTCGATTCTGTAAACATGGTGCTGAAGGGCGAGATACCCTGGAGTCCGGAACTTAGGGTCGAGCCGAAGAGCTTCAAGATCTTCTTCGTCCACACG CCAAACAGAACGTACTATCTCGAAGATCCCGAAGGATTCGCATTGGAGTGGTGTAGAGCGATCGAGAATATGCGAGTCCATTACTACGGCCTGCAGGAGTCCACCGCTTAA